ATTGCGTTTACAAGATCTTTGTTGAGGACCACTTCACTGCTCGTATCATGGGAGTACTTAAACGTGTCCTTTCCCCGTTGAAGCAGTTGTAGAAAAGACTTAAGGCGATCACTGTCGGCGGTTGACTTACCCTGTTGCCATTCCGGCAAAAGTGCGACGCTAAAATTAAGAAGGGTATCTATTCTGACTAACAAGTTTGTATAGTACCCCACTAGGTAGAACGCGACAACGTCGTCGACCATTCCGTGCTCCTTCGGTTTGTATCCCTTAACGGCCGTTTTCCTTTCGAACCGCAGTACAGTGTGGAGCAGCTCATATTTGAGCAAACCTTCTGCATCCAATGACGAGACATCGACCGCACTGTATACAGCTTCGCAAGTTGCAACATTAAGGTGTTCTGGCTGCATTAACCACCCGAGCATTGTTTGAGATAGGCAATGCGAAAAGCGTTGTGACGCGTTAACGAATTTGAGGAAAACCGCCAAGCAATTGCCATCACCAAGTTCAGTTAGACAGCTGTATACTTTTTTTGCTATATTGACCGCTTTATCGTCAGAGTCGGTATTTTGCAATGCCACCAACGATACGAGCAATACGCTTTTCGCATCCGTTTCCTCAGGATAATATTTTTCGGGTTCATTCAATAAAGGTTCGAACAATTTTAATACACGCGAAAGTTTAGCAAACGCGCCCTCGAATTCCCAACTATCATGGTACTTTCGTTCCATAAAGAAGCGCGGAGCCACTAAAATGCCCGAGTCTTTGGACAGCGTAGTGATGCTGTCAGCAACACTCAACATCTCGTCCATACGCTCCACGCACGACGGAGATTGTGGTTCGGCCAAAAATTCCATAAGAACAGACGGCAACTCGTCTTCCATGATCCGCGACTTCAGGCCCTTCTGTGCATTGCGGACGTACGACTTTATGCTGTCACGGGGTTCCACATCTTCTACGTCGTTATGCCCACCCTTCGACAGGGAGTCAAATATACGTGTCATTAGAACACCATTGACTTGTTTCTCATCTACTTTTCTTAACATCGTCAGGATGGTATCGATAGCCTCGGACGATTTCATGGCCTCTGCTTCCTCTATGAACTCGGTGAATATGCGCGGAAGTTGCGATAGTAAATGTTTAGCGAGAGAAGTGCTTTCATACGGCAACTCCAATATGGGAGCAATGGCGTGTTGTGCGATGGTTTCGCAATTACCTTCTAGAAGCATAAGTATGCGGTAGTAGCAATAGAGCATACTGCTGCCCACCTGGCTCAACATTTTGACATCGTACGCATATGACTTCTCATAATTCGCTTGCAACTTCTCACTCAGGAGATGTAGGACGTATTTGATAACTTCAAGCACAGCCTGCTCCCCGGATGGCGACCGCAACCACTCCTGCGGCAGATACGACACTAGGCAAGGACACAAAGAATAGAGCTCTGCGGTCACTGCGGAGTCCCCTGTGTGTTGTTCCAGGACCCGTTTAACAAATGAAGCATAATTTCCCAATATCGATGGTTCCCAACATGCACTATTGTACCTGGCACAGGCGCAAATTAGACGCACATGTTGGTACGAAATGTGTGCTTCTTCGTCCTCGTGTACCCGTTTCATACCTATTCCGAACAGCTTCCTCGCGATTGGCAGCTTACCGGCCGGTAAGACTTTGACTAATTCAACAAGTAGTCGCGCACTTGCTAGACGCTGCCTGAACGTGCCGTTGAGGCACAGCGAACCAATTCTATTAACGAGCTCATCGTTGACGAATACCGTAACGGGGAGCTTATCTCCATCCACTTCATTGGCAAATAGTCTTTGCTGAGTCATAAGGTTAACAATACCTTGTAACAGCGAACAGACGAGCCTATTGTGCATGTCCGAGATAGTGGCGGAGTTGTCGCAAGTCTTGCCAAAAGTATCCATCCAATCGCGTTTATATTCCTCTATATTCCGACTAAGTAGCATTAGGCTGGTATTTGCGATTGTCTGGATATAATGTGTGAGCACGCGGAACGTCTTGCGATCCAGTTCAGTTCTTTCGGCGTCGGGTGCCGAAAAGAGGCTGTGAAAAGCTTCGATATATGCGCTAGCCACGTCCGGTGCATCGTCATGCATCGCCATCCACCAGTATGTCACAATCCCATCCATGTGCACCTGCATACGCTTTTTGAGTGTTTTGGCAATGCGGGAAAGGGCTTGTCCAAGGTGTAGACGTATTTTCCTTGAAGGCTCTACGACTGCGATGCGCTTAAAAAGATGCATGAAATCAGGCACCAAGCCCTCCAAAACATAGTCTGGGGTGTCATCAAGCAGCGAAATGAGGTGTTCAATGGCCTTCAGTTTGGTGGTGCCGTCTTTCTTCGTGAGCTTctccagcgccttgagAAGTTCTGCCTGTGACTGTGAAAAGGCAGATGAGGCGTCATCAGAGCGCCCATCTCGCGATTGATCGCCAGTCCCGTATGCCGTTGCATCGTGGTAAAACGAGTCGAAGATGTGATGCAACCCCGTTGGTCTGGAATTCGCGGTCTGGTACATCGCGAAATCCGACGACCGCACTTTGCGTTCCTCCTGCTTTTTTCCTTTACGAGTCATCTTTGATAAATGAGTTAGAGAACACACATTCCTGCCGTATCGCGGTAGCGGAGTAGTCACGCCAGACAACAATGTGCGGGGAATGAGAGGGTTAGAATCACGTTTTAGCGACCGCCAAAATGGCCTTACGTAATGCACTTATAAATGTGAATATGTGCTTTCAAATAGGGGACATTTTATTGTCAGCGGACTCAATAGACGTATGTCGTCTTTACGTACTGTACCGTCAACACATCAATACACATATCGTTTTAACGACTAAAAATTCACACAGGTGTGTCTTCATATGTTTGTGTGACGTTCTCATCGTGTTTGCGGCCGTACATGAGGAAGATCGGCAGTGCGATAATGACCGAGCCTGCGATATAGTTCCCTATGAGCGTGGGAGCTAAGTTGCTTCCGTAGACGGTGAGGAACGAAGTTTCCTTGCAAGACATGAGCGCTGCGTGAAGCGTGTAGAAGTTGGCAACGATATGCTCGAATCCTGCAACGGCGAAGCTTGCGATGAGTAATACCATGGACAAGATGGCTCCCGACGAATCCAAAGAGGCGTAGGAGCACCAGACCGCCATGCATACATAGCAATTGCAACCGATAGCACTGAATATCACGCGCcagaacggcagcgacagctTGAAGTCGTAGACAGCCTTCAAGTATGGCGAACCAGACCCTACATTCTCCATAAAGAACCCTGTGCCGGCGCTCAGCATTGCCGCTCCTGTTATGGCTCCTGTGTAGTTGCCGATAAGCGACGTGGCCATTCTAATAGCGTAATCACCCGGACCTATTCTCATCGTGTATGCCAACAGGGCGAAGTTCATGCAGTTGCTTGTCACCAGGTCCGTTCCAGTGAAGACGATACAGACGAGCGCACCTGAGAAAATGAGACCGAACGCCAGTTTAGAGGCAGCGTAATGATGTTCTAAATAAAAGTGAGACGCCAAAACCATAGCGGCGTGGCCTCCCAGGGCAGCGAAATAGCCACCCATCACTGCCTTTAAGAACAAAATGTACAGGGGACATTTGACTTTCGCCTCGCCGGAGGCCAATGCCACCTCGAGAGTGTCTGCTGGCTTACGAAGTTGACACACATACTCCATTTCAGAAAAGATGTGCCAAATTTTCGGGCGCCTTGCCGTTGTCAAAATAGCGGAGGTCCGGAAATGACCTATAGTGGTACTAGCGAATTTCGTCCACACATATGACAATAATATCACAGCCCTTCTGCGAATTATAATTAAATCCGTTTTTCGATACTGACAGGATCCGGAAAATACGATTTTTCGACAAGTGAGAAATAGCGTAGTCGTGCAGCACAAATTTTCAGGCAACTTCGACCCACAAAATCATATGTATTTCCACGATCGGAGTGAACGCCTATTATACGGGAACCTATAAAACAAAATTTTTTATTTCTTTATCTATGACTCCTACAGTGTGTATGGATGCAAATCTCAGAATCCAGCTGAGATCCTTTTCATTTACTTCGATTTTTACGACGACCAAAGATGTTCCTAAATGCGTTATAAATTTCAGATGAGTTCACATTCGTGTTAGCACGTATGTGGCTGAATTAGGAGCGCGTCCAGAAGTGCGTAAGTACACAGAGCTAAGCACGGGCGACTAACGTACACCTACGTCGATAATTATCAGTACACATGCCACCGACTACACTAATTCGTTGCATTTATGAGAGTACTACGCTGTCTTTTGCGATATTTTGGGGCGCCTTTAGTGAGATGGAAACATCCCAAATCTGTAATCATGTGGCGCGGTGATATGTAGACACTCCTCACCTGATAAGTCAACACAATTGTCGAGCATTCGCAAAGTCGTTGATGTGTACATATTTGCGTTACTCAACCCGACTATCGGTGTCGACAGTCCGTCGCATCAGGTTGTAACATGGGTGTATTCTTTTGAGATTGGATTATTGCATTGAGCGATGGAAAATGTTGCAATTAAGGTATGTTTTGTGTGTCTAAATGTTTTATCTATTGCTATCAGCTCGCCGCGGCTGCTGCCAGGGAGCGTATTCCAGTGGAATACGCAGCTAGATACACGGATTTGTTGCTGGAGGAATCGCGCAATCGCAATGACAGCAATGCTGATAGTTATCATGCCGATACAATACACGACACCGTGAGCGATTTCCTCCTCCAGTTCGAGGAAAAGATCGCTCTGAATCTCGATGCCACCGTCGCCGAGCTTCGGCCTGATTTGTCTAATGTGCAGCATAGGAGGAATCGCTACACAAGCATATACGACTCCAGCACATCCGACTCCGCTGTTTTAACAGGCGCTTCGTCGATCACAGGTAGTAGGAGACAATGCCTGAAAAGCTTTTTCGACGGCAAATCCTTCGTGGGGAGTATTCCGCTCAAAAATGCCGCCAGGCGATATATACTGGGAGAGCTGGAACTAGATGCCGTCCGAAATATCGCGAGGCTGTCAGGTTTGCGTGCCAGGCAGACACGCGTTGCGGCGAGTAACGCCGTAGGCGCACAAAACGGTGCCGTCTCAACTCCTGCAACAGCCACACCTTCAGTGGCACCAGCCAGCCGTGATGCATCCACCAATGTTGCCACGGCATCTCAACCCACATCTAAGTCTACGGAATCGCGAGTATCAGGCGGAGTAGCCAATGCCGTGCCACCAGAGGCTTCTCCAGTCATCTCCAGGCCCGAGATCAAGCCAACCCCTAAAGCGGCCCAACCGAAAC
This genomic stretch from Babesia bigemina genome assembly Bbig001, chromosome : III harbors:
- a CDS encoding formate/nitrite transporter family protein, putative — encoded protein: MEYVCQLRKPADTLEVALASGEAKVKCPLYILFLKAVMGGYFAALGGHAAMVLASHFYLEHHYAASKLAFGLIFSGALVCIVFTGTDLVTSNCMNFALLAYTMRIGPGDYAIRMATSLIGNYTGAITGAAMLSAGTGFFMENVGSGSPYLKAVYDFKLSLPFWRVIFSAIGCNCYVCMAVWCSYASLDSSGAILSMVLLIASFAVAGFEHIVANFYTLHAALMSCKETSFLTVYGSNLAPTLIGNYIAGSVIIALPIFLMYGRKHDENVTQTYEDTPV